tcccaatgcgatagtcactgacaatgggcgacagtttgacaacaagaagttcaggttgttctgctctaagttcaacatcaacttatgctttaactctccagctcatccccagtctaatggacaagttgaggccatcaacaaaataatcaagcgcactttgaaaaccagcttggacaaagctaaaggctgttggccagaatttgtaccccaagttctttggtcatatcgcacttcatatcggacttcaacaggagaaactccattctcacttgcctttggcacagaggcggttgtccctgttgagctcgagcaagcaacattccgagtccagaactacattcaaagtgaaaatgacaaacaactcaccctcaacttggatttagtcgaggaacacagaaaccaagctcacttgaggaatgtcgcctacaagcagcgcatctccaactattatgactctagggtcaagcttcgttctttcaaaataggagactgggtcttaaagaaaagattactctgcgacagagtcccgagtgaaggcacacttagtccaaactgggatggaccgtatgaagtcattggcatcagtcgccctggatcttacacacttagaagctccgatggcaagacccttggccatccatggaacgctgatcacttgaagtactactacaaatagactcacgatgtacaagtgttgagctatagccgttcggcatcctatgtaatgaaggccatttggcaatgaattcaataaagaggtaatttagccaactcagccctcactcttttacattcctagcaagggaacactcaagtgttgaaacctcaaagcagatatatccaacacgaaacaaaatctaggtatgtgtcgacaagactatacaaagaaaggaacaaccaaacaatggcttatatccaaacaatagatctattcatacatagccaaacatgcattaataatagtgcaaacactcataaacacctaaaatccaaaactctcaagcttataacatgggcacatgttatacacacatcagactactacatccagaatacatgcagatagtaaagacactgctattcattctcatctgaagccgaacccctggcagtatcactccgcgtcctaccatcatcctctgcatccccaagatcctcttcaccgtgctgagtctgtgcatcagcactaccttcattatcagactcatcttcgctgctaggatcaacagcaaggacaaatgtctcgccctttcgatgatgctcatctatatcttcgtggtattttcgaagaatgctcccatcatcataacgatcaaggacggccatccatttccttttttcaaagcgagcttcttgagcacagtagggtttaatagcaagatgaaaggtcgaagaacttaagtattcttgcacagcagcctccctttcagttggaatgctcttctccagttcagaaatctcaactaaggcaccatccaattctcccctaaccttggatacttccaaggtagccacctccaactgttttttagttgcctcaaacaatttcttaagccttaggttctcaccatttcgccttttcaagctctccatggtttcgtccttcagttggagagcctgagtcaaaagtcccttattccttcgggcctcgtccacaagctgcttattctccttcagttttgccttgtaccgctcaacctcttgcagtctgtcgtgatactcggccatgacctgcatggcaagacgatcatcactacctaaataatgataataaagaggaaaaagtaaggaaatgacaaagtaacactcacatatgaagacagcttcaacatccggtcgcaatccgattcatccttagctaagggctctccgagctcatcgaaggcgaatcgacgtcctgccaagcaattgttgatatccccaaaatcctttggccgcgtggcaaccctcaagtccttccacgggacactgccagctctttccttgcctttcccctcatggcgggaaccaggatcactttcctggacagtgtgctccatagtaagaggatgaggcaacagtcggctcccttctcctgcaactacggcagcagcattatcaacggcctcgactccagtcttcctaaaggcaggccccttaaggaccccatcttgggacttaggtctaacggatggttcccctcggaacttatgaattttcttatgcggtaggatgtcttccgaaggaactaacactggtgctttccttttatgggtgctagtccctgttttcttgcttaccttctccactgcataaggaaaatcaaaataagaaatacaactttccaaataaagtaaggaattgagctaagtttacatgaaggatacaacttactcgatcgtccctggctctcggaaactaagggttggaaaccgtaccgacgaaataagggtcgtagcttgcttaagtgtctatcctctttgggcaccctcaacaccttctctatgtcagatagctcctgcccaaacagttggatggtgccccgcgtcactacatgaagcaaagtgttagaagcaagaaaagaccacaacaaatagcaaatagtacgaacggttgatacgttacaacctacagtctggaagtgagtaagcacacgtcgctcaggcgtgacacccttatcatactcccaatcattatacagaaagcaccaacggtttttccatgtgtagtatgcctttttcttaccatacacaatacgctctctctcactccgacatgcacactcggcataaccagtgcatgattttgctgggcgcatcttgtaacagtaacgccactgatggaaggaaggctcacacaacccacactccatccaaatgatataaaatccaatcaaagtatcccagaaaccaagattgagttgcccaggtgcatatccgatcaaagataacatcttttgcaaccacggatgtaaaggtagtctcacccctaaagtcagtaatatctgggtgtagaacataacatgaccctggggaggctcagaaggccattcttcatcatgtaccaaacgtatccctacactacgagggatattacatgactgccttagcgcctcaacctgcttctcattatctaacaagttattctttagatggtctgctgtgaactcagagcgaactatgggtatggcataaaaaacaaccccctcacccaacgccatggaggaagaactagcaatagctaaagtttgacggttgggaagatcatccaatgtttctctagtaccggactctaacaaagaccctgaagactccgacattgcaaactcagacttagagctaaagctagaagagccctcatcactagaacttccaggctctgacatctacaataagaagaaacaaattctatcactacatgcatgatcaaaacataaggaagttcctatattacccacatgaagatggtgcaaagcgatgccggaacccttctcaatcagaaagcaatccgtcttccacagtcactacaaaacaagcaaatgaagaccgtgtcaagcgccaaaaaaaaaaaaaaaaaaaaaaaaaaaaaaaaaacagcttcatccaaaaagcttcacccgaaaagcttcacctccaaagcttcacccacaaagcttcacctaaaaagcttcacccacaaagcttcacccaaaaaagcttcacccgaaaagcttcacctccaaagcttcacccacaaagcttcacctcaaaagcttcacccacaaagcttcacccaaaaaagcttcacccgaaaagcttcacctccaaagcttcacaagggcccaaagcttcacttaaaaaagcttcacctacaaagcttcacctaaaaaagcttcacctagaaagcttcatctacatactttcaccatcaaagcttcaccatcaaagcttcacctagaaagcttcatctacaaagcttcatctacaaagcttcaccatcaaagcttcacctagaaagcttcaacaccaaagcttcacctacaaagcttcaacacaaaaccttgctccaaataaacaaattttgttcacaaaacctaaacattttttgttttacacccacaagggcccaaaatcttccttcttatttattcacttatatatgttcccaaacatattatgatagatcaaataataattcaaagtccaaaatttagttatggacaaaaatacaagcaattcaccagtactgaagttgctacaaaaactggaatcttccccagcctagaaatccaacaaagcttcgcctccttttctctatcaaatttttgcagctgctgcttctctccaatggagctgaattttggacaccctctagttcttgagcagatgaacaactttcaagaaggaaccatttctgtttgagccacggaaattaaagtgttgaagctccaagcatgacagtcggattcttgcagatttcgaagctgctgtgatgtttcgaagatctggaaatatttaaccattagttcattctgaattttttatatgttatgaaagagacgatgaggaacaacttcaatgaagaaagcatgctgatctgaacaatagaaaatggagtttcgaagctcacaacaaatctgacgggttgacagaaaaataataaccagtcattcatcatacctgaatttcttgagttatacagctccgagggatctcaattttggatatgttgtagttcacaagttaaggaacaacttcgctGAAGAAAGTTTGTTGATctaagcaagagaaaatggagtttttgaagctcacaacagGTCTGAcgtgttgacagacaaatgatgaaCAATCACTCGTCGTACCTGAATTTCTAGAGTTGTACTGATCTGATggctctcaaatttggatatgttgtagttaaggaattaaagaacaactttcatgaagacaactttgtgattcgagcTACAGCTGATGGtcttatattgaaaaccaattcaggttgttaggggaaatgaaaaccaattccaccaaagaaacatcattatgatgtttcatcattatggtgttttcatcattatgatgctttcatcattgtgatgcttccatcattgtgatgcttccatcattgtgatgcttccattatgattgtaatgcaccaacggttacaccctCTATCATagcagtatgtgtgtgtatctcCCTATAGTCATCATGTGCAAGACTATCGTAGTCAGATGGCTTTCCATAAAACAGCTACCAACcgttacaccttctgcaattccccttattcgggcctagcaaccttcataaacaaaatatatgaagaaaaagtccggggctaccacttagaaaacaaaagaatgaagttttggtacttacgacatggactattagcaagacacctcattcgtcaactccctcgactagagacttgggggactcccaccatatgctactacgccttggtactcaaaagttcgtgactactcagtgacttggatttttcaagtctccaaccgagaagttttcctcactcgggaaattaagggaacactacctcaaactacatgcttcactcacaaagcttcaacaatacaggtttcaacaaaagcaaaaattcaaagaactttatgaagaaggctttggtgtatttaacacaatatgttgaaatgaagcaaagcttatttattaatattttcgataagccacaaatatgtacatatacatgagtcaaaataaacaaacaaaagggagccttcacaaaggttgcttaggggaagtctcagcagtcggtagagccccagaaagagaaagcaccggagggtggttatccggagcctcagtacttgacaaaaccccagaaagatgaggcattggaggttcatcatttgaagcttcattaccaggtacaaccctagaggacgaaggcaataaatgcctttggaacaaacccacaaaccgctgatgatcaagtaaaaccttaccatcagattccttcatctggtcaagcttcctcttcatgtttgtaacatagtcatgggcgagccggtgcaactgcttattctcatgcttgagccctctaatctcctgtttgagactcatcacttcagcagctaatgattcaacttggcgggttctagcaaataggcgttgggccatattagacacagaacctgcacactgaacactaagagccagagagtccttaacagccaactcatcagaccgtttggaaagtagtctgttatctttgggagtgagaaggttcctggccaccactgcagcggtcatatcattcttcatcacagaatccccaacggtaagaggaccagtaggggatatgaaggatgggcgccatatgttgtctggagaaggcgtggctgtctcttctccaaggttcaagtcaaaacgacggtcggagggtccagacattttcaaatgtgttgaagaaggaagaggtcagacaaatcaagatcttagaagtgcaagaaatgagcttctactggtagagattcaagtgtgctgtggaacttaatgccagcctctataaaaatctgcactcgacggagcttcagaaatcgaagaggcgtttgctttctcaaaaactgggctgctcagagaccacgagggccgatctcagaaatcgaagaggcgtttgctttctcaaaagctgggctgctcagagaccacgagggccgatctcagaaatcgaagaagcacctgctttttcagcctcgtcagcacctgtcacatgcacactcagctttgcggaaattacgggc
This window of the Malus domestica chromosome 03, GDT2T_hap1 genome carries:
- the LOC103414243 gene encoding uncharacterized protein isoform X1 — encoded protein: MRPAKSCTGYAECACRSERERIVYGKKKAYYTWKNRWCFLYNDWEYDKGVTPERRVLTHFQTVGCNVSTVRTICYLLWSFLASNTLLHVVTRGTIQLFGQELSDIEKVLRVPKEDRHLSKLRPLFRRYGFQPLVSESQGRSMEKVSKKTGTSTHKRKAPVLVPSEDILPHKKIHKFRGEPSVRPKSQDGVLKGPAFRKTGVEAVDNAAAVVAGEGSRLLPHPLTMEHTVQESDPGSRHEGKGKERAGSVPWKDLRVATRPKDFGDINNCLAGRRFAFDELGEPLAKDESDCDRMLKLSSYVMAEYHDRLQEVERYKAKLKENKQLVDEARRNKGLLTQALQLKDETMESLKRRNGENLRLKKLFEATKKQLEVATLEVSKVRGELDGALVEISELEKSIPTEREAAVQEYLSSSTFHLAIKPYCAQEARFEKRKWMAVLDRYDDGSILRKYHEDIDEHHRKGETFVLAVDPSSEDESDNEGSADAQTQHGEEDLGDAEDDGRTRSDTARGSASDENE
- the LOC103414243 gene encoding uncharacterized protein isoform X2; translation: MEKVSKKTGTSTHKRKAPVLVPSEDILPHKKIHKFRGEPSVRPKSQDGVLKGPAFRKTGVEAVDNAAAVVAGEGSRLLPHPLTMEHTVQESDPGSRHEGKGKERAGSVPWKDLRVATRPKDFGDINNCLAGRRFAFDELGEPLAKDESDCDRMLKLSSYVMAEYHDRLQEVERYKAKLKENKQLVDEARRNKGLLTQALQLKDETMESLKRRNGENLRLKKLFEATKKQLEVATLEVSKVRGELDGALVEISELEKSIPTEREAAVQEYLSSSTFHLAIKPYCAQEARFEKRKWMAVLDRYDDGSILRKYHEDIDEHHRKGETFVLAVDPSSEDESDNEGSADAQTQHGEEDLGDAEDDGRTRSDTARGSASDENE